One genomic window of Cystobacter fuscus DSM 2262 includes the following:
- a CDS encoding sigma-54-dependent transcriptional regulator, with product MDRIAVLVVDDEEQVRTFLAELLGSSGYQVRCASSGAQALEMLSGGSFDVVLLDVMMPEMSGLDVLRRYRASGGSAPVIVLSALSGADDAMRAMKLGASDYLSKPFGGDELEDALARALGNRLPAKQAATSAPVIHPATKDDGGGERILISHSPAMRRVRALVERIADTDVPVLLLGESGTGKEVIAREVHARSNRRNRPFIKVNCAALPGELLESELFGHERGAFTGATAEKPGKFELADQGTIFLDEIGEMAIRLQAKLLQVLQDEEFFRVGGKKSVRVDSRVVVATNRDLEREIELGNFREDLFYRLNVVAIRLPALRERPEDVVPLTDHFLKKYGRGFMSGVAELPPEVLRAFTEYEWPGNVRELENMVRRLCVLKDSTLVLDELRAGGRTPASAPSLPTSYAGDGEVDAPAPTPRAVTPAPLPGVASSVQVLEMPARGNTPPVELSPGYAVTPAPVRYANPFDAPQPPPPPPSVPEAEMSLKEIGKRAAMLAEREAILAMLQRTAWNKRRAAGKLRISYKALLYKIKECGIIDPRAAAEF from the coding sequence ATGGATCGGATCGCGGTGTTGGTGGTGGACGACGAAGAGCAGGTGCGTACCTTCCTCGCCGAGCTGCTGGGCAGCTCGGGCTATCAGGTGCGTTGCGCGTCCAGTGGCGCGCAGGCCCTGGAGATGCTCTCCGGGGGCTCGTTCGACGTGGTGCTGCTGGACGTGATGATGCCGGAGATGAGCGGCCTGGACGTCCTGCGGCGCTACCGGGCCTCGGGCGGCAGCGCGCCCGTCATCGTCCTGTCGGCGCTCTCGGGCGCGGATGACGCCATGCGCGCCATGAAGCTGGGCGCCAGTGACTACCTGTCCAAGCCCTTTGGCGGGGACGAGCTGGAGGATGCCCTGGCGCGCGCGCTCGGCAACCGCCTGCCCGCGAAGCAGGCCGCCACGAGCGCTCCGGTGATCCACCCGGCGACGAAGGACGATGGCGGCGGCGAGCGCATCCTCATCTCGCACTCGCCCGCCATGCGCCGGGTGCGCGCGCTGGTGGAGCGCATCGCGGACACGGACGTGCCGGTGCTGCTGCTGGGCGAGTCCGGAACGGGCAAGGAGGTCATCGCCCGCGAGGTCCACGCGCGCAGCAACCGCCGCAACCGTCCCTTCATCAAGGTGAACTGCGCGGCGCTGCCCGGCGAGCTGCTGGAGAGCGAGCTGTTCGGCCACGAGCGCGGCGCCTTCACTGGCGCCACGGCGGAGAAGCCGGGCAAGTTCGAGCTGGCCGACCAGGGCACCATCTTCCTGGACGAGATCGGCGAGATGGCCATCCGCCTCCAGGCCAAGCTGCTGCAGGTGTTGCAGGACGAGGAGTTCTTCCGGGTGGGCGGCAAGAAGAGCGTCCGCGTGGACAGCCGCGTGGTGGTGGCGACCAACCGCGACCTGGAGCGGGAGATCGAGCTGGGCAACTTCCGCGAGGATCTCTTCTACCGCCTGAACGTGGTGGCCATCCGCCTGCCCGCGCTGCGCGAGCGCCCCGAGGACGTGGTGCCGCTGACGGACCACTTCCTCAAGAAGTACGGGCGCGGGTTCATGAGCGGCGTGGCGGAGCTGCCGCCCGAGGTGCTGCGCGCCTTCACCGAGTACGAGTGGCCCGGCAACGTGCGCGAGCTGGAGAACATGGTGCGCCGGCTGTGCGTGCTCAAGGACTCCACGCTCGTGCTGGACGAGCTGCGCGCGGGAGGCCGGACGCCCGCGAGCGCCCCGTCGCTGCCCACGTCCTACGCGGGCGACGGCGAGGTCGACGCCCCCGCGCCCACGCCGCGCGCCGTGACGCCGGCCCCGCTGCCGGGCGTGGCTTCGTCGGTGCAGGTGCTGGAGATGCCGGCCCGGGGCAACACGCCCCCGGTGGAGCTGTCCCCGGGATACGCGGTGACGCCCGCGCCGGTGCGCTACGCCAACCCGTTCGACGCGCCCCAGCCGCCTCCTCCGCCGCCGAGCGTGCCCGAGGCGGAGATGTCGCTGAAGGAGATTGGCAAGCGCGCGGCGATGCTCGCCGAGCGCGAGGCCATCCTCGCGATGCTCCAGCGCACGGCGTGGAACAAGCGCCGCGCGGCGGGCAAGCTGCGCATCAGCTACAAGGCGCTGCTCTACAAGATCAAGGAGTGCGGCATCATCGATCCTCGCGCCGCGGCCGAGTTCTAG